The Fusarium poae strain DAOMC 252244 chromosome 2, whole genome shotgun sequence nucleotide sequence ACTACCGCACCAACAAGTTGCATCAGCATGTAGGAAATTATTCTAGTCTGAACACAAGGATCAGATACAATACTCATTCCTATCTAGGCAGCAGAGGGAGCCTCATGAATCACGGAAGTGTTTCGTTGCAAAAAGTTCCTTCTTATGAGGCTGGGGTCGAATACGCCATGATACCATTTCGTGAACTCAATTATCATCGTTGCTGCACTAGTAGACAGCACTACTGTACCTGAAAACTGTCAAAAACGGGATTGCATTTTGACCACTACACTCTTTTGTCATTAATTCTCTCCTCCTTGACGAGAGAGTTCTTTGACTGATATGCCAGCTGTAAAGCAAAACCCTTGCAGCGTCCCATTCCAGCTGTTCTACGATGTCGTAGGTGATTAAACATCATCGAACAATAGCCTGAGGTGCATCCATTCAGAGACAGagaaaaaatatatttatttcaTGACTGTATCGTCTACTAACTCTGCAAAGTACTGCCTGGATGTCGATATTGGTAGTTGTGTTATGCGTCTCATTATTTTGATTGGCCATTTCCTCAGATCAATCAAGATCTACCTCCTATGGTGATGTCAGGCCCCACTTGAGCTAGGTCGAACCGCCGCGTTCCGTGCCACATTCAAACATCTaccatcatcagcatcagcatccaGGTCTTAGATAGACTTCTGTTGTTTTCCGATCCGAAATCTGTTTACTTGCGTCGCTACAGTATTAACATGCAATAATAGAGACTTTGGTCATCGATAAGTCACCTCTCGAATTCCACCGTTTGGCCCGCTCGGCACGCGACCCGAGGCAGCAATCTTCGACAATGGCGTCAGGAATCCAAAATGCGCCCGATGCAGCCGCTATCCCACCGCAAAAGCCGACTGAGGCTCCTCGACGATGCTTCATTTGTTTGACAGATGAAGAACCTTCAGACCCCCCGGGATCATGGGTTGACCCATGCGGATGTACCCTTGAAGCCCACCAAGACTGCATGCTTTCATGGGTAACAGACTGCGAGCGTTCCAATAAACCCCTCCAGTGTCCCGTATGCAAAGATCGCATTCAACTGGAAGGGCCCTGGGACCCCATTGTCTCTGTAACAGACGCCGTTGCAAATAAGTTTACACGCGTGAGCCCTTTCATGTTGCTCTCATCTGTTACAATCGGTGCGCAGTTCAGTCTCCAGATGTACGGAGTATCTGCCATGTGGGCGTTCGCAGGTCGCCAGGCTTTAGTCGACTATGTCCTCGGTCCTGATATTTGGGCGAATGGACAAGTCTCAAGAGCATTGACGACTGGGGGGCAAAGATTAGGAAAGGCACTGGTATTAACCAACATAGGACCAGCTCTCCTCGTCGGACAGTTAATGCCATGGTTTGCGAACAAAGTGTTCCTATCCACAGCTTCTCTGGTATGTttaagccttttcttttgacCTGAGCATAGACTAACAAAGAGATAGTATGGTGTCTATCACGTCATGCATGATGACAACTTCCTCGACTGGCCTCCCTCGCCTCAGCTTGCGATGGCCGTGTTCCCGTACATTCGATCAGTCTATTTGAACCTCTGGCGTGAATTCGTCCTTCCGTACGAGGTCAACCTCAACCGACAGATAATGGGCCTCCCCCCAATCGAACCTCGACGAGATCAGGCGCCCGCCAACGAACGACAACCGGAGCAGCGCGGGGAAGGCGGCGTCTTGGGCTTCCTCACCGGTCTTATCGAGGCTCTTGAGGGCGAAGAGGCCGACGAAGATGGTGAGATTGATGCCCTGGGACCAAGAGCGCCTGGGGATGTAGAGGGCCAGGGCGGTGGTGGAGTTGTTATAGAGCTTGTCATTGAGGATGTTGACAACGAGGACAATGGTGTATGGGACCAACAAGCTGAGGACAATGAGATGCCCCAAGAAGAGCCTCTCGACGATGAGAACCCAGTGATCCTGCCAGCTGAGGGCGAAGACTTACCTCCTGCCCCGGTCGAAGCACCCCAAGACCCGGCCGCAGAACCAGCTATTGGCCTGGCACCTATCATTGCTCCCGGGCCTGAAGCCGAGAACCAAGCCGCTCAGCAAAACCAACACGAAGCTCCTCAAGCACCGCCCGCTCGTCGTCCTGGCTTGGGAACGATCCTGTCCGGGGTATCCAACGCGATCGTCAGTGCCTTGATACTTCCGGGCATCTCTTATGCCATGGGCGAGCTTCTTCGCATGGCCCTCCCTAAGCAAATGACTGCTACACCGTCACTCTTCCGAGGAGGCTTAATACGCCCAGGTCTACTCCAACAGCAATGGGGACGAAGTCTTGTGGGTGGGTGTCT carries:
- a CDS encoding hypothetical protein (TransMembrane:1 (o419-440i)~BUSCO:29714at5125), with amino-acid sequence MASGIQNAPDAAAIPPQKPTEAPRRCFICLTDEEPSDPPGSWVDPCGCTLEAHQDCMLSWVTDCERSNKPLQCPVCKDRIQLEGPWDPIVSVTDAVANKFTRVSPFMLLSSVTIGAQFSLQMYGVSAMWAFAGRQALVDYVLGPDIWANGQVSRALTTGGQRLGKALVLTNIGPALLVGQLMPWFANKVFLSTASLYGVYHVMHDDNFLDWPPSPQLAMAVFPYIRSVYLNLWREFVLPYEVNLNRQIMGLPPIEPRRDQAPANERQPEQRGEGGVLGFLTGLIEALEGEEADEDGEIDALGPRAPGDVEGQGGGGVVIELVIEDVDNEDNGVWDQQAEDNEMPQEEPLDDENPVILPAEGEDLPPAPVEAPQDPAAEPAIGLAPIIAPGPEAENQAAQQNQHEAPQAPPARRPGLGTILSGVSNAIVSALILPGISYAMGELLRMALPKQMTATPSLFRGGLIRPGLLQQQWGRSLVGGCLYVVIKDMLRLYTKYRKVAAIGNRRVKNVDRARRRK